GGATATATCACGTTCTCTTCTATAGACCGCTCAGCTATCACCTCTCCGATGATAGTGAACAATGACTTCTTAACAGACGCAACTCCGTCGCTAAAGGCCTCTTTATGACGCCACAAAATAGTATCCGGCAACAAGCCACTGTTAGCAAAGCTACTCCTCAACAAATGCTTTTCAATACCGTTCTGTGGTTGCCTTAGTTTCGGATCTACGCTCAGGTAGTGGTTGGTAAATTGAATATCTAAGAATGGGACTCGCAGCTCCAAACTGAACGCACTTGTCGTCCTATCAGCACGGAGGCCATCGTACAAGTAAATGTCTGAGAGCAAACGCAAGCTCTCCTCGTGTGCAATATTCTCTGAAGGCGCGTCTCTAAAGTAAATGTAGCCTTGTGCCAATTCATCTGCACCTTCCCCACTGAAAACCACAGTAGTGTTTGTCTTTTCCTTAATATACTTCGAGAGCAAGTACATAGGCAAACTGGCGCGTATCGTTGTGATATCAAAGGTTTCCAAATGATAAATAACGTTGTCTAAAGCTTCCTTTACATCGTTCTCATCAAATTGCACTTCATGATGCTCTGTACCTAAATGATCCGCAACTGATCGCGCAGCAACTAAATCAGGAGAGTCACCCATTCCTATGgcgaatgtttgtattttgtacgGCAAGTTGTGTTTTTTAGCAAGTTTTACTACCAAAGCGGCAATGAGCGATGAATCCAAGCCACCGCTGAGAAGACATCCGATACGCCTGTCGGACATCAATCTCTTTTCGCACGCAGCTTCTAAAAGTCGCGCCGTTTTTTCTTCTATACTCTTGCCATCTAACTCTGCTTCAGGGACGTATGGCAGGAAGTTAGGCGGCATACCAGGCGACGTGTATCGTTCGATAAAATCAAGTTTTACTTTA
This is a stretch of genomic DNA from Trichoplusia ni isolate ovarian cell line Hi5 chromosome 6, tn1, whole genome shotgun sequence. It encodes these proteins:
- the LOC113495260 gene encoding asparagine synthetase [glutamine-hydrolyzing] codes for the protein MCGIWALFGGSEDLCPLCTESFLTIRHRGPDAWRFEADAREPFAIFGFRRLAIVDGLHGMQPMRLHLYPRTNLICNGEIYNCKRLQAQHKFPYETKCDVEAITHLYHNFGFQKTVKNLDGVFAFCLVDGEKRKVCVARDPYGVRPLFEYWDEERGVLGISSEGKGLIKLKQNGSGSSTLRQFPPGHYAQWSILDDGKVKLDFIERYTSPGMPPNFLPYVPEAELDGKSIEEKTARLLEAACEKRLMSDRRIGCLLSGGLDSSLIAALVVKLAKKHNLPYKIQTFAIGMGDSPDLVAARSVADHLGTEHHEVQFDENDVKEALDNVIYHLETFDITTIRASLPMYLLSKYIKEKTNTTVVFSGEGADELAQGYIYFRDAPSENIAHEESLRLLSDIYLYDGLRADRTTSAFSLELRVPFLDIQFTNHYLSVDPKLRQPQNGIEKHLLRSSFANSGLLPDTILWRHKEAFSDGVASVKKSLFTIIGEVIAERSIEENVIYPGVQPTTAESKYYRYIFEKSYPGQHVFTPYYWMPKWVAGVTDPSARFIQHYKAN